A single window of Bradyrhizobium daqingense DNA harbors:
- a CDS encoding LLM class flavin-dependent oxidoreductase — translation MAPRQLHLNVNLLHSGVYPSAWRLPDSDPRAFFDLGHYVRVAQIAERGKLDAIFLADSPAVNDRIDYRSFTSLEPTIILATVAAATTHVGLIGTVSTSYNEPYNIARRFVSLDHASGGRSGWNAVTTADAASSRNFGLTGALEHKARYERAKEFTEVVHALFDSWEDDAFVGDKASARFVDTSKVHPIAHRGPHYTVAGPLNVPRSPQGRPVTVQAGGSNDGRDFAAAYAEAVFTLAQSIEEGVAYARDLRTRAAAYGRSGDSIVILPGLATVIGSTEAEAKRRQDELWELVPIEYSLARLAGTLQIDPALLELDKPLPDPLPLPANANHTMFQGTVNLARRGNLTVRQLIRALGGGVGHRIIVGTPEQIADDIEAWFKAGAADGFNLMPDVLPTGLETFVETVVPILQKRGLFRTEYTGTTLRDHFGLARPTSRFAKRAPEVASA, via the coding sequence ATGGCTCCACGCCAATTGCACCTGAACGTCAACCTGCTTCACTCCGGCGTCTATCCGTCGGCCTGGCGCCTGCCCGACAGTGATCCGCGCGCCTTCTTCGACCTCGGGCACTACGTCCGGGTGGCGCAGATTGCAGAGCGCGGCAAGCTCGACGCGATTTTTCTGGCGGATTCGCCGGCCGTGAATGATCGCATCGACTACCGGTCGTTCACGTCGCTGGAGCCGACCATCATTCTGGCAACGGTCGCGGCCGCCACAACGCATGTCGGCCTGATCGGGACGGTGTCGACGAGCTATAACGAGCCCTACAACATTGCGCGCCGCTTCGTGTCGCTCGATCACGCGAGCGGCGGCCGCTCGGGATGGAACGCGGTCACGACCGCAGATGCCGCTTCAAGCCGCAACTTCGGCCTCACGGGTGCCTTGGAGCACAAGGCCCGCTACGAGCGCGCCAAGGAGTTCACGGAGGTCGTGCACGCGCTGTTCGACAGCTGGGAGGACGACGCCTTCGTCGGCGACAAGGCGAGCGCACGATTTGTCGATACGTCGAAGGTGCACCCGATCGCGCATCGCGGCCCGCATTACACGGTGGCCGGACCGCTGAATGTCCCACGCTCGCCGCAGGGGCGTCCGGTGACGGTGCAGGCGGGCGGCTCCAACGATGGCCGCGACTTTGCCGCCGCCTATGCAGAGGCCGTGTTCACGCTCGCGCAGTCGATCGAGGAAGGCGTCGCCTATGCGCGCGACCTGCGCACGCGCGCCGCGGCTTACGGCCGCTCCGGTGATTCCATTGTCATCCTGCCGGGACTTGCGACCGTCATCGGCAGCACGGAAGCCGAAGCAAAGCGGCGGCAGGATGAGCTTTGGGAACTGGTCCCCATCGAATACAGCCTGGCGCGTCTTGCCGGCACGCTTCAGATCGACCCCGCTCTGCTCGAACTCGACAAGCCGCTTCCCGACCCCTTGCCGCTTCCGGCGAATGCCAATCACACCATGTTCCAGGGCACCGTGAACCTTGCCCGCCGCGGAAATCTCACGGTCCGCCAATTGATCCGCGCGCTCGGCGGCGGCGTTGGCCATCGCATCATCGTCGGGACGCCGGAGCAGATCGCGGACGATATCGAGGCCTGGTTCAAGGCCGGTGCCGCGGACGGCTTCAACCTGATGCCGGACGTTCTGCCCACGGGCCTGGAGACCTTCGTCGAGACCGTCGTGC
- a CDS encoding aliphatic sulfonate ABC transporter substrate-binding protein → MSGLTSRLRALAAAALSIFAMASIQPATSEEIRIGYQKSSTLTAILKTNGELEKALAPLGVTISWHEFTSGLPLLEAINIGSIDFGADVADTVPIFAQAAGAKLAYVAEEAASPAAQAIVVPQSTTIKTVADLKGKKIAVTKGAGSHYLLLAALAKSGLSFKDITPAYLTPADGRAAFVSNNVDAWVAWDPFLTSALHQTKGRILSDGSNGLASYKRYYLASAAYADKHAEVLNVIFTKLAATGKWVKAQPKDAATLLAGLWGIDAAIVEEANSHRSYQVGAVTGSGLSEQQRIADAFHAEGLIPVKLDTTTIKIWSPKGS, encoded by the coding sequence ATGTCTGGTCTCACCTCCCGCCTGCGGGCCCTCGCCGCGGCCGCACTCAGCATCTTCGCCATGGCGTCGATTCAGCCCGCGACGTCCGAAGAGATCCGCATCGGCTATCAAAAATCCTCGACGCTGACGGCGATCCTGAAAACGAACGGCGAGCTGGAAAAGGCGCTCGCGCCGCTCGGGGTCACCATCTCCTGGCACGAGTTCACCAGCGGCCTGCCGCTGCTGGAAGCCATCAACATCGGCAGCATCGATTTCGGCGCTGATGTTGCCGACACCGTGCCGATCTTCGCACAGGCCGCCGGCGCCAAGCTCGCTTATGTCGCCGAGGAAGCCGCCTCGCCGGCAGCGCAGGCGATCGTCGTGCCGCAGTCTACAACCATCAAGACCGTTGCCGATCTCAAGGGCAAGAAGATCGCGGTGACCAAGGGCGCGGGGAGCCATTATCTACTGCTTGCGGCGCTGGCGAAATCCGGGCTCAGCTTCAAGGACATCACGCCCGCCTATCTGACGCCGGCGGACGGCCGTGCGGCGTTTGTCAGCAACAATGTCGATGCCTGGGTCGCCTGGGATCCGTTCCTGACCAGCGCCCTACATCAGACCAAGGGTCGGATCCTGTCCGACGGCAGCAACGGCCTTGCGAGCTACAAGCGCTATTACCTCGCGTCGGCCGCCTATGCGGATAAGCATGCCGAGGTGCTGAATGTGATCTTCACCAAGCTTGCCGCAACCGGCAAATGGGTGAAGGCGCAGCCAAAGGACGCGGCCACGTTGCTGGCCGGGCTCTGGGGCATCGACGCGGCGATCGTCGAGGAGGCCAACAGCCACCGCTCCTATCAGGTGGGCGCAGTCACCGGATCAGGCCTGTCGGAGCAGCAGCGCATTGCCGATGCGTTTCACGCCGAGGGTCTGATCCCGGTGAAGCTCGACACCACGACCATCAAGATCTGGTCGCCGAAGGGGTCTTGA
- a CDS encoding LLM class flavin-dependent oxidoreductase has translation MTRPRELRFNAFNMTAPSHNWAGLWSHPRDASIDYNTLDYWVDYARAAERGLLDGIFLADVFGVYDVYGGTADAAALHAVQLPNADPTLLVSAMALVTSHLGFGITSNLTFEHPYQLARTFSTLDHLTKGRIGWNIVTGYLESGARGMGLPAGRAHDDRYDAAEDFLTATYKLWEGSWEDDAVRRDRGSRIFTDPAKLHRVLHEGPYFKVDGIHLAEPSPQRTPLLYQAGTSKRGRAFAAQHAEAIFLNGQTKPILARAVREIRDAAKAYGRDPYDIRLFAGATVIVAPTRAEANDLLDDYARHVDQTGQLALLSGWTGIDFSTYRPDQPIEYVESNAIQSMVENFTVRSDRPVKVGDLAKLSRAGARSPFVVGSPQDVADELIAWADETDVDGFNLFRLVAPESLNAFVDLVVPELQSRGVYKTAYRDGTLREKLFPGRGPRLHTTHPGAGFRRSADTLRSDAAE, from the coding sequence ATGACGAGACCGCGCGAGCTGCGCTTCAACGCTTTCAACATGACGGCACCAAGCCACAATTGGGCCGGCCTGTGGTCTCATCCGCGCGATGCGTCCATCGACTACAACACGCTGGATTATTGGGTCGACTACGCCAGGGCCGCGGAGCGTGGACTGCTCGACGGCATTTTCCTGGCCGACGTATTCGGCGTGTACGACGTCTATGGCGGCACTGCCGATGCCGCCGCCCTGCATGCTGTGCAGCTGCCCAACGCCGACCCGACACTGCTCGTGTCCGCCATGGCGCTCGTCACCAGCCATCTCGGCTTTGGCATCACATCCAACCTGACCTTCGAGCACCCCTATCAACTCGCTCGCACGTTTTCGACGCTCGACCACCTCACGAAAGGCAGGATCGGCTGGAACATCGTCACCGGCTATCTCGAAAGCGGCGCGCGCGGCATGGGCCTTCCGGCTGGCCGCGCCCACGACGACCGCTATGACGCGGCCGAGGACTTTCTCACCGCGACCTACAAGCTATGGGAGGGAAGCTGGGAGGACGACGCCGTTCGCCGTGACCGCGGCAGCCGCATCTTCACGGATCCGGCAAAGCTTCACCGCGTTCTCCACGAAGGCCCCTACTTCAAGGTCGACGGCATCCATCTCGCCGAGCCTTCGCCGCAGCGGACGCCGCTGCTGTATCAGGCCGGCACCTCCAAACGCGGCCGCGCTTTCGCGGCCCAGCACGCGGAAGCGATCTTTCTCAACGGCCAGACCAAGCCGATCCTTGCGCGCGCCGTTCGCGAGATACGCGATGCCGCCAAGGCCTATGGCCGCGATCCCTACGACATCCGCCTGTTTGCCGGCGCGACCGTGATCGTGGCGCCGACACGGGCCGAGGCGAATGATCTGCTCGACGACTACGCACGGCATGTCGACCAGACCGGCCAGCTCGCCTTGCTGTCGGGCTGGACCGGCATCGACTTCTCGACTTATCGGCCCGACCAGCCGATCGAATATGTCGAGAGCAACGCCATCCAGTCGATGGTCGAGAATTTCACGGTGCGGAGCGACCGGCCGGTCAAGGTCGGCGACCTCGCGAAGCTCAGCCGCGCCGGCGCCCGGTCGCCCTTCGTGGTCGGCTCGCCGCAGGACGTCGCCGATGAGCTGATTGCCTGGGCTGACGAGACCGACGTCGACGGTTTCAACCTGTTCCGCCTGGTCGCGCCGGAATCGCTGAACGCCTTCGTCGATCTCGTTGTGCCGGAGCTGCAATCGCGCGGCGTCTACAAGACCGCCTATCGCGACGGCACGCTGCGCGAAAAGCTATTCCCGGGACGCGGCCCGCGGCTGCACACAACGCATCCCGGCGCGGGCTTTCGGCGCTCAGCCGACACGCTGCGATCCGATGCCGCCGAATAG
- a CDS encoding MetQ/NlpA family ABC transporter substrate-binding protein, giving the protein MKFLRRTAHAAGLWLAFTAAAVAGEPLKIATSAGPVGQLASFAAKLAKEKGQDVKIVELSDWVALNEVVNSGEVDANLFQHATYLALQNKQRGFNLVQVDKVGVIAPVGLFSKKVKTLDEIKSGDSVAIPNEPLNGARGLILLERAGLITLTPGKGFSVSKFDIVENPRNLKIVELDPAQTYRSLDDVTLALVNITYLIPAGGDPKSALIIDRTADDGLVLRFTARPDKKDDPRLKAFIQVFNSPEVKQFIEEKIPAFIPAGFGSEESGLVRETAP; this is encoded by the coding sequence ATGAAATTCCTTCGTCGTACCGCTCACGCGGCAGGCCTCTGGCTCGCATTCACAGCCGCCGCCGTCGCTGGCGAACCGCTGAAGATCGCCACCAGCGCCGGCCCGGTCGGGCAATTGGCGTCCTTTGCCGCCAAGCTCGCCAAGGAGAAGGGGCAGGACGTCAAGATCGTCGAGCTGTCGGACTGGGTGGCGTTGAACGAGGTCGTGAACAGCGGCGAAGTCGATGCCAATCTGTTCCAGCACGCGACCTATCTGGCGCTCCAGAACAAGCAGCGCGGTTTCAATCTCGTGCAGGTCGACAAGGTCGGCGTGATCGCACCGGTCGGCCTGTTCTCGAAGAAGGTCAAGACGCTCGACGAGATCAAGTCCGGCGACAGCGTCGCCATTCCGAATGAGCCGCTCAACGGCGCCCGGGGGCTGATCCTGCTGGAGCGCGCCGGGCTGATCACGCTGACACCGGGTAAGGGCTTCTCGGTCAGCAAGTTCGACATCGTTGAGAATCCGAGAAACCTCAAGATCGTCGAGCTCGACCCGGCGCAGACCTACCGATCGCTTGACGACGTGACGCTGGCGCTCGTCAACATCACTTACCTCATTCCGGCCGGCGGTGATCCCAAATCGGCCCTGATCATCGACCGCACCGCTGACGATGGCCTCGTGCTGCGCTTCACGGCCCGGCCCGACAAGAAGGACGATCCGCGTCTGAAGGCCTTCATCCAGGTGTTCAACTCGCCGGAGGTGAAGCAGTTCATCGAAGAGAAGATCCCGGCGTTCATTCCCGCAGGGTTTGGAAGCGAGGAGAGCGGCCTCGTTCGGGAAACTGCGCCATGA
- a CDS encoding FAD-dependent oxidoreductase codes for MNRVNPETSDDKPTKSCREAVEFAVVIATGGCAFLSKTLGSNVLTGDGYLLAAEAGAEFTSMEFSNAYAISPAFGSVTKTLFYSWASFTDEQGSVIPGASSKGGRSVIARALRKGPVYAQLDQADAETQRHMRVSQPNFFLPFDRTGIDPFTQRFPITLRLEGTVRGTGGLRIIDDSCATTVPGLYAAGDAATRELICGGFTGGGSHNAAWAMSSGYWAGQGAAEFARQLGNTSGRQSFRRGTVGLRSGNGRPLQGGALARSVQDEVFPYELNYFREAGRLGESLGRLDALWSDASAADAPDDQELLRAREAAAMLATARWMYRSALARQESRGMHRRDDYPEQDDRYLHFVTTGGLDDVWTSARPLASKQYAEAAE; via the coding sequence ATGAACAGAGTCAATCCGGAGACGAGCGATGACAAACCCACCAAGTCGTGCCGAGAAGCTGTCGAGTTCGCCGTGGTGATTGCCACCGGCGGATGCGCGTTCCTCAGCAAGACGCTCGGTTCGAACGTGCTGACCGGCGACGGCTATCTCCTCGCCGCGGAAGCGGGTGCGGAATTCACCAGCATGGAGTTCTCCAACGCCTACGCGATCTCGCCGGCCTTCGGATCGGTGACCAAGACCTTGTTCTACAGCTGGGCGAGCTTCACCGACGAGCAGGGCAGCGTCATCCCTGGCGCGTCGTCGAAAGGTGGCCGCTCCGTGATTGCGCGTGCGCTCCGCAAAGGCCCTGTGTACGCGCAGCTTGATCAGGCAGACGCCGAGACCCAGCGGCACATGCGCGTGTCGCAGCCCAACTTCTTTCTCCCGTTCGACCGCACCGGTATCGACCCCTTCACGCAACGTTTCCCAATCACGCTGCGCCTCGAGGGGACCGTTCGCGGTACCGGTGGTTTGCGGATCATCGACGACAGTTGCGCGACCACCGTCCCTGGTCTCTACGCGGCAGGCGATGCCGCGACGCGCGAACTGATCTGCGGCGGCTTCACCGGCGGCGGCAGCCACAACGCCGCTTGGGCGATGTCCTCGGGCTACTGGGCAGGCCAGGGCGCCGCGGAATTCGCGCGCCAACTTGGCAATACGAGCGGACGCCAATCTTTCCGGCGGGGCACTGTTGGTCTGCGCTCCGGCAATGGTCGGCCGTTGCAGGGCGGCGCGCTCGCGCGAAGCGTCCAGGACGAGGTGTTCCCCTATGAGCTGAACTACTTCCGCGAGGCTGGCCGATTGGGCGAGTCGCTCGGTCGGCTGGATGCGTTGTGGTCGGATGCATCGGCCGCCGATGCGCCAGACGATCAGGAACTGCTGCGCGCGCGCGAAGCGGCGGCCATGCTCGCGACCGCGCGCTGGATGTATCGCAGCGCGCTGGCGCGTCAGGAAAGCCGGGGCATGCACCGCCGCGACGACTACCCCGAACAGGACGACCGTTACCTCCATTTCGTGACGACCGGCGGGCTAGACGACGTCTGGACATCGGCGCGCCCGTTGGCGTCTAAGCAATATGCGGAGGCCGCCGAATGA
- a CDS encoding 4Fe-4S dicluster domain-containing protein, with amino-acid sequence MIEVIDAEQCTACDICVNVCPTNVFDKTDGIPRIARQSDCQTCFLCELYCPEDALFVSPFADAPQAVDVAALKEATLLGSYRRAVGWVEESRHLRAADRSYRLFGH; translated from the coding sequence ATGATCGAGGTTATCGACGCCGAACAATGCACGGCCTGCGACATCTGTGTGAACGTGTGCCCGACCAATGTCTTCGACAAGACGGACGGCATTCCCAGGATCGCGCGCCAGAGCGACTGCCAGACCTGCTTCCTGTGCGAGCTCTATTGTCCCGAGGATGCGCTGTTCGTCTCGCCGTTCGCCGACGCGCCGCAGGCGGTCGACGTGGCCGCGTTGAAGGAGGCGACCCTGCTGGGCAGTTATCGGCGAGCGGTGGGCTGGGTCGAGGAGAGCCGGCACCTGCGAGCGGCCGATCGGAGCTATCGGCTGTTCGGCCATTGA